One genomic region from Streptomyces sp. NBC_00457 encodes:
- a CDS encoding fibronectin type III domain-containing protein: MNHARRTTAVTATAVVLTTAGGLLAATAAPATAAVSCTSPVFKRQFFANTTFSGTAKKTDCDPAIDQNWGTGAPATGLPSNNFGVRWTVTRDFGSGGPFALNASALDGIRVYVDGVRKIDLWKNVSSTVTKAVNLTIPSGKHSIRVDYVNWTGSASVKFAYTPRTSATVDKVKPLTPTGTSLSYDQATGKAKLTWAKNKEMDLAGYRVYRRLKGASFGSTPLKTTTSTSYTDSTLPVTGDTYYYEVRAYDKAGNESAGTADKAVVTADRTAPGAPTDLAETSVADGLRLDWTAVTGAASYRVYRAPIWSTSYVKVGDANEASYRDTSAVEGSSYTYRVTALDAAGNESVRSAAVEATRYDRTPPPAVTGLTVTPTGYGFTLSWDPNPAPDLGRYLVYRGELVGDEEEKVCSVHEVEWLFADTTSYEYATLPDGEEACFFVDAYDDNWLSSWKWTGEADIVVETELDVTPSVATPEGSPLELEAVAPEGDGGNSLTWTGLGASAPEAAGGYRVHRWNPATSAYEKIADLGNSDTSFIDTGAKRGTTSFYWVTAVAADGTETAPAGAYAITTPTA; encoded by the coding sequence ATGAACCACGCCAGACGCACGACGGCGGTCACCGCGACCGCCGTCGTGCTCACCACCGCGGGCGGCCTCCTCGCCGCGACCGCGGCCCCGGCCACTGCGGCCGTGAGCTGCACTTCCCCCGTCTTCAAGCGCCAGTTCTTCGCGAACACCACGTTCTCCGGCACGGCGAAGAAGACCGACTGTGACCCGGCGATCGACCAGAACTGGGGCACGGGCGCCCCCGCCACCGGCCTGCCGAGCAACAACTTCGGCGTCCGCTGGACGGTGACGAGGGACTTCGGCTCCGGCGGCCCGTTCGCCCTCAACGCCTCCGCCCTGGACGGCATCCGCGTGTACGTCGACGGCGTCCGCAAGATCGACCTGTGGAAGAACGTGTCGTCGACGGTCACCAAGGCCGTCAACCTCACGATCCCGTCCGGCAAGCACAGCATCCGCGTCGACTACGTCAACTGGACCGGCAGCGCGAGCGTCAAGTTCGCCTACACGCCCCGCACGTCCGCGACCGTCGACAAGGTCAAGCCCCTCACCCCGACCGGCACTTCGCTGTCGTACGACCAGGCCACCGGCAAGGCCAAGCTCACCTGGGCCAAGAACAAGGAGATGGACCTCGCCGGATACCGCGTCTACCGCCGCCTCAAGGGTGCGTCGTTCGGCAGCACTCCGCTGAAGACGACCACGTCGACGTCGTACACCGACAGCACCCTTCCGGTGACCGGTGACACGTACTACTACGAGGTCCGCGCCTACGACAAGGCGGGCAACGAGTCGGCCGGTACGGCGGACAAGGCCGTCGTCACCGCCGACCGCACGGCCCCCGGCGCGCCCACCGACCTGGCGGAAACCTCCGTGGCGGACGGACTCCGGCTCGACTGGACCGCGGTCACCGGAGCGGCGTCGTACCGCGTGTACCGGGCGCCGATCTGGAGCACCTCGTACGTCAAGGTCGGGGACGCGAACGAGGCCTCGTACCGGGACACTTCGGCGGTCGAGGGAAGCTCCTACACCTACCGGGTGACCGCCCTGGACGCGGCGGGCAACGAGTCCGTCCGCTCCGCCGCCGTCGAGGCGACCCGCTATGACCGGACCCCGCCGCCCGCGGTGACCGGGCTGACGGTCACACCGACCGGGTACGGCTTCACGCTGAGCTGGGACCCCAACCCGGCGCCCGACCTCGGGCGGTACCTCGTCTACCGGGGTGAACTCGTGGGCGACGAGGAGGAGAAGGTCTGCTCCGTGCACGAGGTGGAGTGGCTGTTCGCCGACACCACGTCGTACGAGTACGCGACCCTGCCGGACGGCGAGGAGGCGTGCTTCTTCGTGGACGCGTACGACGACAACTGGCTCTCCAGCTGGAAGTGGACCGGCGAGGCCGACATCGTGGTGGAGACGGAACTCGACGTCACGCCGAGTGTGGCGACGCCGGAGGGCTCCCCGCTGGAACTGGAAGCGGTGGCACCGGAGGGCGACGGGGGCAACTCCCTGACCTGGACCGGGCTCGGCGCATCCGCCCCCGAGGCGGCCGGCGGCTACCGCGTCCACCGCTGGAACCCGGCCACGTCGGCATACGAGAAGATCGCCGACCTCGGCAACAGCGACACGTCCTTCATCGACACGGGCGCGAAGCGCGGCACGACGTCCTTCTACTGGGTGACGGCCGTCGCCGCCGACGGCACGGAGACCGCCCCCGCGGGGGCTTACGCGATCACCACGCCGACCGCCTGA
- a CDS encoding heat shock protein transcriptional repressor HspR, with protein MDGRRRNPYELTEETPVYVISVAAQLSGLHPQTLRQYDRLGLVSPDRTAGRGRRYSARDIELLRTVQQLSQDEGINLAGIKRIIELENQVAALQSRVAELQAALDGAAAAMQQREAAVHASYRRDLVPYQEVQQTSALVVWRPKRSSEQ; from the coding sequence ATGGACGGCCGTCGACGCAACCCGTATGAACTGACCGAGGAGACCCCGGTCTACGTCATCTCGGTGGCGGCCCAGCTGTCCGGCCTGCACCCGCAGACGCTGCGTCAGTACGACCGCCTGGGCCTGGTCTCCCCGGACCGCACCGCCGGCCGGGGCCGCCGCTACTCGGCGCGCGACATCGAACTGCTCCGCACCGTGCAGCAGTTGTCACAGGACGAGGGCATCAACCTCGCCGGCATCAAGCGCATCATCGAACTGGAGAACCAGGTCGCCGCCCTGCAGTCCCGCGTCGCGGAACTCCAGGCGGCCCTGGACGGCGCCGCGGCGGCGATGCAGCAGCGCGAGGCGGCGGTGCACGCGTCGTACCGCCGCGATCTGGTGCCGTACCAGGAAGTGCAGCAGACCAGTGCGCTGGTGGTGTGGCGGCCGAAGCGGTCGTCCGAGCAGTAG